The genomic interval TATGCAGCAGCCATATCAACACATGTCCAGTTTGTCCAGGACGTCCCTATTGCCCGGCTATTAACCGTAGAAAGGCTTTCCAGATTTTCTAGCGACATTTTCTTGTTGACTCTGCCGTCCTGTTCCTTGCTAAACTCATTGTAACTATTGGTTAAATTGCGCCTTGACTCGCCTTGGCCAAGTGGTTATAAACAAAAAAATATTGGAGGGAGTTTATGGCCAACAATGTAATGAGGAAGATATGGCTATGACTAAAAATCGATTTGGACGACTGTTTGTTTCGGCCATCATTGGAATGTGTTTGGTACTCTCAACGTCCGACATCGGCCTTGCTGCCGAGCCGATCAAGCTGGGGGTGGCCGGGGCACATAGTGGCGATCTTGCTTCCTACGGTATTCCATCCATAAGGGCAGCGGAGCTTGTGGCGGAGGACATTAATGCAAGCGGTGGAGTCCTTGGGAGAAAAGTGGTGCTGCTGACAGAAGACGACGTGTGCAAGCCGGAAGTCGCCACAAACACGGCGACAAAGCTCCTATCCCAGGGCGTTCATGTAGTCCTGGGCCACATTTGTAGCGGTGCAACCAAGGCGGCTCTTGGTATCTATAAGGATTCAAAGATAATTGCCATGTCCCCGTCTGCAACCAACCCAGCCCTGACTCAGAGCGGTGACTATCCCAACTTTTTCCGGACCATTGCTTCTGACGATGCCCAGGCAAGGCTCAATGTGGATTTTGCGCTTGACGTTCTAAAGCTGAAAAAGATCGCCATAATCCATGACAAGGGCGACTATGGTAAAGGGTTTGCCGGGTTTGCAAAGAAATTCCTGGAAGAGTCTGGCAGGGCAGAAGTCGTATTGTTCGAAGGCGTCACTCCTGGTGCTGTTGATTATTCTGCAGTTGTACAAAAAATAAAGCACTTAAAGGCCGAAGCCGTAA from Deltaproteobacteria bacterium carries:
- a CDS encoding branched-chain amino acid ABC transporter substrate-binding protein, whose product is MTKNRFGRLFVSAIIGMCLVLSTSDIGLAAEPIKLGVAGAHSGDLASYGIPSIRAAELVAEDINASGGVLGRKVVLLTEDDVCKPEVATNTATKLLSQGVHVVLGHICSGATKAALGIYKDSKIIAMSPSATNPALTQSGDYPNFFRTIASDDAQARLNVDFALDVLKLKKIAIIHDKGDYGKGFAGFAKKFLEESGRAEVVLFEGVTPGAVDYSAVVQKIKHLKAEAVIFGGYHPEASKIVSQMRKKRMKTIFISDDGVKDDTFIKVAGKYAEGVYASGPKDTSKNPMNIAAVEAHKMKYGSDPGAFFTNAYAATLALLNAIEKAGTTDYDGVRKALRTAWVETPIGKIRFDERGDAIGAGFSVYQVQNGVYVELK